The nucleotide window tctttatttgaaacgttagattggttcatgacatttactttttgaagataatttcatttaaatgttgaccgcggctgcgtcttaggtggtccattcggaaagtccaattttgggcaactttttcgagcatttcggccggaatagcccgaatttcttcggaaatgttgtcttccaaagctggaatagttgctggcttatttctgcagactttagacttgacgtagccccacaaaaaatagtctaaaggcgttaaatcgcatgatcttggtggccaacttacgggtccatttcttgagatgaattgttgtccgaagttttccctcaaaatggccatagaatcgcgagctgtgtggcatgtagcgccatcttgttgaaaccacatgtcaaccaagttcagttcttccatttttggcaacaaaaagtttgttagcatcgaacgatagcgatcgccattcaccgtaacgttgcgtccaacagcatctttgaaaaaatacggtccaatgattccaccagcgtacaaaccacaccaaacagtgcatttttcgggatgcatgggcagttcttgaacggcttctggttgctcttcaccccaaatgcggcaattttgcttatttacgtagccattcaaccagaaatgagcctcatcgctgaacaaaatttgtcgataaaaaagcggattttctgccaacttttctagggcccattcactgaaaattcgacgttgtggcagatcgttcggcttcagttcttgcacgagctgtattttatacggttttacaccaagatctttgcgtaaaatcttccatgtggtcgaataacac belongs to Bactrocera dorsalis isolate Fly_Bdor chromosome 1, ASM2337382v1, whole genome shotgun sequence and includes:
- the LOC125775402 gene encoding uncharacterized protein LOC125775402, whose translation is MNRLTNEQRLQIIEFYYQNQCSVRNVFRALRPIYGLHNRPSEQTINAIVTKFRTRFTLLDIKPTTRMRTVRTEENIASVSESVAEDREMSIRRRSQQLGLCYSTTWKILRKDLGVKPYKIQLVQELKPNDLPQRRIFSEWALEKLAENPLFYRQILFSDEAHFWLNGYVNKQNCRIWGEEQPEAVQELPMHPEKCTVWCGLYAGGIIGPYFFKDAVGRNVTVNGDRYRSMLTNFLLPKMEELNLVDMWFQQDGATCHTARDSMAILRENFGQQFISRNGPVSWPPRSCDLTPLDYFLWGYVKSKVCRNKPATIPALEDNISEEIRAIPAEMLEKVAQNWTFRMDHLRRSRGQHLNEIIFKK